From Pedobacter indicus, a single genomic window includes:
- a CDS encoding chloride channel protein, translating into MFEKKEKGESIPIAPSLDVSGEFEPTSLSVSRRVLYLSIQAVINALIIGVIAKVLVELIHLITNLFFYGDFSFVENTPEGHQLGWLVIFIPIIGSLIVGLMARLGSAAIRGHGIPEAMEQVLTNESKIKPIITILKPLSAAISIGSGGPFGSEGPIISTGGALGSFAGQIMRITPNERKIMLTAGATAGMAAIFGTPVAAVLLAIELLLFEFSPRSIIPVALACASGAAMHLLFFGSEPMFGMPDIPLPTYKALISYVIMGAIIGVLAAYISKSIYLIEDLFEKLPIHWMWWPAIGAVAVGVVGYFAPYTMGVGYSNISDLLTGNLPLQLIFGLSVLKFISWSVSLGSGTSGGTLAPLFTIGGALGLGMGMLILWIFPGSDINLPTCALIGMASMFAGSARALLTSIVFAMETTMQPHGLLPLLGACTSAYFVSFFLMKGTIMTEKIKRRGIYTPDAYAPDVLQQMNVGNVMEYIKPQITISQSIGEVKDWVRLNQPGRHMLIVKKEDGDLAGTLKLKDLHNTDLDDSETVESIVDTKKIYIYPESRLSFAVEMMDRYHTDLIPVVRRDQKSQSIGLLTPTLVFAAYRKARYADQQLQRSINLKRSSYRMLVKSKKFYR; encoded by the coding sequence ATGTTTGAAAAAAAAGAAAAAGGAGAATCTATCCCGATTGCTCCTAGTCTTGATGTAAGTGGCGAATTTGAGCCAACGAGCTTGTCTGTATCGCGGAGGGTGTTATATTTAAGTATTCAGGCAGTTATCAATGCGCTGATCATTGGTGTAATAGCCAAAGTGTTAGTTGAGTTGATCCATTTGATAACCAATCTTTTCTTTTACGGCGATTTTTCTTTTGTTGAAAATACACCCGAAGGCCATCAGTTAGGCTGGTTGGTTATTTTTATACCTATTATAGGCTCACTGATTGTCGGTTTGATGGCAAGACTGGGTTCAGCGGCCATCAGAGGACATGGTATTCCTGAAGCGATGGAACAGGTACTGACGAATGAAAGTAAGATTAAGCCCATAATCACGATCCTAAAGCCTTTGTCTGCGGCTATCTCCATTGGTAGTGGTGGACCCTTTGGATCGGAAGGGCCGATTATATCAACTGGGGGAGCTTTAGGGTCTTTCGCCGGACAAATAATGAGGATAACGCCAAACGAGCGGAAGATCATGCTGACCGCTGGCGCCACGGCCGGTATGGCAGCTATTTTTGGAACGCCTGTGGCTGCCGTGTTATTGGCCATTGAGTTGCTACTATTTGAGTTTTCTCCACGTTCTATCATCCCTGTAGCTCTAGCCTGTGCCTCCGGAGCAGCCATGCATCTACTCTTTTTTGGTTCGGAGCCGATGTTCGGGATGCCAGATATTCCATTGCCCACTTATAAAGCATTGATAAGTTATGTTATTATGGGAGCTATTATAGGCGTTCTAGCAGCTTATATTTCAAAGAGCATTTATTTGATTGAAGACTTGTTTGAGAAGCTTCCGATCCACTGGATGTGGTGGCCGGCTATCGGTGCGGTTGCAGTCGGTGTCGTGGGTTACTTTGCACCTTATACCATGGGCGTTGGGTATTCAAATATTTCTGATTTGCTTACTGGTAATCTTCCCTTGCAGTTGATCTTCGGCTTATCGGTTTTAAAATTTATTTCCTGGTCGGTTTCTTTAGGAAGCGGAACATCAGGCGGTACCCTGGCTCCTTTGTTTACGATTGGAGGGGCTCTTGGGCTGGGTATGGGAATGTTGATATTGTGGATATTTCCTGGAAGTGATATTAACTTGCCGACCTGCGCGTTGATCGGTATGGCCAGCATGTTTGCCGGCTCAGCAAGAGCGCTTCTTACGTCAATAGTATTCGCGATGGAGACGACGATGCAGCCTCACGGCTTATTGCCGCTGTTGGGAGCCTGCACCTCAGCTTATTTTGTTTCCTTCTTTTTAATGAAGGGTACGATTATGACGGAGAAAATTAAACGGAGAGGCATTTATACGCCCGATGCTTATGCACCTGATGTGCTCCAGCAAATGAATGTAGGTAATGTAATGGAGTATATAAAGCCACAGATTACGATCAGTCAAAGTATCGGAGAAGTAAAGGACTGGGTAAGACTGAATCAACCAGGCCGACATATGTTGATTGTGAAAAAAGAAGATGGTGATTTAGCAGGGACATTAAAATTAAAAGATCTGCACAATACTGATCTGGATGATTCAGAGACGGTTGAGAGCATCGTCGACACAAAGAAAATTTATATTTATCCGGAAAGCCGACTAAGCTTTGCTGTTGAGATGATGGATCGTTACCATACAGATCTGATCCCGGTCGTTCGTCGTGACCAAAAATCTCAGTCTATCGGTTTATTGACACCAACCTTGGTATTTGCTGCTTACAGGAAAGCGAGGTATGCCGACCAACAGTTGCAGCGTTCGATTAATCTAAAAAGGAGTAGCTATAGGATGCTGGTCAAAAGCAAAAAGTTCTATCGATAA
- a CDS encoding cytochrome C produces the protein MKNKSSILLFIDEETTPIASFMTPVKFELDTTRLVDGKHTLKIVSKDPNGKEGVRIVPFEVRNGPAISIEGLRENAVVDGVLPLMINAYGKGNSSEFYIEGSETPQSIPAWVWIILIGFFGWALYYLITYYDIVPN, from the coding sequence ATGAAAAACAAGAGTAGCATATTGCTGTTTATCGATGAAGAAACGACACCAATTGCATCGTTTATGACGCCCGTAAAGTTTGAATTGGATACAACAAGGTTGGTCGACGGTAAACATACGTTGAAAATTGTCAGCAAGGACCCGAATGGGAAAGAAGGAGTGCGGATTGTGCCATTTGAAGTTAGAAACGGTCCCGCAATCTCAATTGAAGGTTTAAGGGAAAATGCAGTTGTTGACGGAGTGTTACCATTGATGATCAATGCATACGGCAAAGGTAATTCAAGTGAATTTTATATTGAGGGAAGTGAAACCCCACAAAGTATACCCGCTTGGGTTTGGATTATTTTAATTGGTTTTTTTGGATGGGCACTCTATTATCTAATCACCTATTATGATATTGTACCCAATTAA
- a CDS encoding sialate O-acetylesterase, with product MKKHFILIVLFLFGAVITLADVRLPKLFGDHMVLQRNKPIKVWGWANPGEEVAVSLNQQHIKTVANSAGEWELELKKEKAGGPYELQIRGDNEVTFKDVLIGEVWVCSGQSNMEWALKNTDNAETAIKNANNNQIRHIKIQRDVSDMPQDDLMTAAEWKVSTSENAPSFTAVGYYYAKKLNEELGVPIGLINSSWGGTMAETWISRAAFESSDTFGDRIAEVPKSLPDTLLKQKKPNSAPSLLSNAMIEPLIPYTIQGVIWYQGENNAHSQISYEYRETFPLLIEDWRDRWGQGDFPFYFVQLTSYNAFGGTSEKGSSWAELRESQMMTLSVPNTGMAVITDIGNSKDIHPRNKLDVGNRLAAIALNQSYNKKNPYSGPMYKKMKEKDGRVRIYFDHLEGGLQSKNGEALVGFEIAGEDQVFKKANAKIVGDYVEVSSNEVADPKAVRYGWYDDNIDINLFNSAGFPASPFRTDSWKGLTEGNTKKLY from the coding sequence ATGAAAAAACATTTTATTCTAATCGTTCTTTTCTTATTCGGTGCGGTTATTACCCTGGCCGATGTAAGGCTCCCGAAACTATTCGGTGACCACATGGTATTACAACGCAATAAACCAATAAAAGTATGGGGATGGGCGAACCCCGGAGAAGAAGTCGCCGTAAGTTTAAACCAGCAACATATTAAGACTGTTGCGAATAGTGCCGGTGAGTGGGAGTTGGAGTTAAAAAAAGAAAAAGCGGGTGGCCCATACGAGCTTCAGATCAGAGGAGATAATGAGGTGACTTTTAAAGATGTACTGATCGGGGAGGTGTGGGTTTGTTCGGGTCAGTCGAATATGGAATGGGCATTGAAAAACACAGATAATGCTGAAACCGCCATAAAAAACGCTAACAACAATCAGATTCGTCACATAAAAATACAGCGTGACGTGTCTGATATGCCACAGGATGATCTAATGACGGCAGCGGAATGGAAAGTCTCTACTTCAGAAAATGCGCCGTCGTTCACAGCGGTGGGCTATTACTACGCTAAAAAACTGAACGAGGAATTGGGTGTGCCGATTGGTCTGATCAACTCTTCGTGGGGCGGTACGATGGCAGAAACCTGGATTAGCAGAGCAGCTTTTGAGAGTTCCGATACATTCGGGGATAGAATAGCAGAAGTGCCAAAGTCATTGCCAGACACGCTTTTAAAACAGAAAAAACCTAATTCAGCGCCCAGTTTGCTTTCGAATGCCATGATCGAGCCCCTGATCCCTTATACGATTCAGGGCGTCATATGGTATCAGGGGGAAAACAATGCACACTCGCAGATTTCCTATGAATATCGGGAAACATTTCCTCTTTTAATTGAAGATTGGAGAGACCGATGGGGGCAGGGCGATTTCCCTTTTTATTTTGTGCAATTGACGTCTTATAACGCATTTGGAGGCACAAGCGAGAAGGGTAGTTCTTGGGCCGAGCTGCGCGAATCACAAATGATGACCCTGTCAGTCCCAAACACAGGAATGGCTGTTATAACGGATATTGGAAACAGCAAGGATATTCATCCGAGGAATAAATTAGATGTTGGTAATCGCCTCGCTGCGATTGCTCTTAATCAAAGCTATAACAAAAAGAACCCTTATAGTGGTCCCATGTACAAGAAAATGAAGGAAAAAGATGGGAGGGTTCGAATTTATTTTGATCACCTAGAAGGAGGTCTTCAATCAAAAAATGGCGAGGCGCTTGTTGGATTTGAAATTGCGGGAGAAGATCAGGTATTTAAAAAGGCAAATGCAAAGATCGTCGGAGACTATGTAGAAGTGTCTAGCAATGAAGTAGCTGACCCTAAGGCTGTACGCTACGGATGGTATGACGATAATATCGATATCAACTTATTCAATAGTGCCGGCTTTCCGGCTTCGCCCTTTCGGACGGATTCATGGAAAGGGCTCACTGAGGGTAATACCAAAAAACTATATTAA
- a CDS encoding DUF488 domain-containing protein, protein MTQAKEKRIWTIGHSTRSWDEFIELLKINSIDLLVDVRSLPGSNKFPQFNKEHFESDLLKSGISYQHWLILGGRRKVHKDSVNTAWRNDSFRGYADYMETKEFKKGLKDLEKEAATENVCLMCAEAVWWRCHRSMIADVLKLEGWTVLHILSDKKVEEHPYTSAATIKDGKLLYH, encoded by the coding sequence ATGACACAGGCGAAAGAGAAACGGATTTGGACGATAGGGCATTCTACCCGGTCTTGGGACGAGTTCATAGAATTATTGAAGATCAATTCGATCGATCTTTTGGTGGATGTACGAAGTTTACCGGGTTCTAATAAATTCCCACAATTTAACAAAGAACATTTTGAGAGTGATTTGTTAAAATCAGGAATTTCCTATCAACATTGGCTGATACTTGGTGGAAGGCGAAAAGTTCATAAAGATTCAGTCAATACCGCCTGGCGTAATGACTCGTTTAGAGGTTATGCCGATTATATGGAAACCAAGGAGTTTAAAAAGGGACTTAAAGATCTTGAAAAAGAAGCTGCTACGGAAAATGTATGCCTGATGTGTGCAGAAGCCGTATGGTGGCGCTGTCACCGAAGCATGATTGCGGATGTCTTGAAACTGGAAGGTTGGACAGTCCTGCATATTTTATCTGATAAAAAAGTAGAGGAACACCCCTACACATCTGCTGCCACAATTAAGGATGGCAAGTTACTTTATCATTAA
- a CDS encoding DUF4202 domain-containing protein — translation MNRLSLAFESFDAYNKQDPNTYTWEGKIYPQEYFLALKLHETIVHLDSQASEELLLASRSQHIGRWEIPRDQYPDGRTGYLEWRRTLANYHADKASAILEKSGYDSSFIERVQQLILKKKIKVDPEVQTLENALCLVFLQYQYEDFFPKYSAEKIVNILRKSLLKMDEKGRAEALKLHYSDQGLKYIQEALALLP, via the coding sequence ATGAATAGATTATCACTCGCATTTGAGAGCTTCGACGCTTACAATAAACAGGATCCGAACACGTATACCTGGGAGGGAAAAATATATCCTCAAGAATATTTTTTGGCATTGAAGTTACATGAAACTATTGTTCACCTCGATTCGCAGGCAAGTGAAGAATTACTCCTTGCTTCGCGTAGCCAACATATTGGCCGTTGGGAAATCCCGAGGGACCAATACCCCGATGGAAGAACAGGATATTTAGAGTGGAGGAGAACTTTAGCCAACTATCACGCGGATAAAGCATCGGCGATTTTGGAAAAGAGCGGTTATGATTCAAGTTTTATTGAACGGGTACAACAGCTAATTTTAAAGAAAAAAATCAAGGTAGACCCAGAGGTTCAGACATTGGAAAATGCGCTCTGTTTAGTTTTTCTTCAGTATCAATACGAAGATTTCTTCCCAAAATATAGTGCTGAAAAGATTGTAAATATTCTGAGAAAATCTTTGTTGAAAATGGATGAAAAAGGAAGGGCAGAGGCACTTAAATTACATTATTCGGATCAGGGATTGAAATATATTCAAGAAGCACTTGCTTTGTTACCCTAA
- a CDS encoding DUF2249 domain-containing protein: protein MDTLEVSGNTRIADLIKWNKESIDAIAGLSKPLEKLRNPILRKLMASRVTITEAAKMGGCTLDDFDRVLRPLGFVMRFVEEKNEVQEKTPSWLEGLPESAILVFDVRHILEGGDDPLKDILKKFKSVPENEALCIVNKFIPVPLIRLLEKDGVQTFTQSVGSEEYHTYFYKSAAEVDLSQDPATVGSTEKVKMVSESDFKEIHAKFSDVKEIDVRALQMPGPMETILGILPELADNELLYVNHKRVPLYLLEEIVESDYQTYILNRGEGDVKLLIHRI from the coding sequence ATGGATACACTGGAAGTTAGCGGGAATACTCGGATTGCTGACCTGATCAAATGGAACAAGGAGAGCATTGATGCGATTGCTGGTCTTTCTAAACCATTGGAAAAGTTAAGAAACCCAATCCTAAGGAAGTTAATGGCTTCGCGTGTTACAATTACAGAAGCAGCTAAGATGGGTGGCTGTACGCTTGATGATTTTGATCGTGTATTGCGTCCATTAGGTTTTGTTATGCGCTTTGTAGAAGAAAAAAATGAAGTGCAAGAGAAGACTCCTTCTTGGCTTGAAGGTTTACCTGAAAGCGCGATCCTTGTATTTGATGTTCGTCATATCTTGGAAGGAGGTGACGACCCTTTAAAAGATATTTTGAAGAAATTTAAATCTGTTCCTGAAAATGAAGCCTTATGTATTGTCAATAAGTTTATTCCCGTTCCTTTGATCAGATTGTTGGAAAAAGATGGTGTACAAACATTTACACAAAGTGTAGGCTCCGAAGAATATCATACGTATTTTTACAAGTCTGCTGCTGAGGTTGATTTAAGTCAAGACCCAGCTACTGTTGGCAGCACTGAAAAAGTGAAAATGGTAAGCGAGTCTGACTTTAAAGAAATACACGCTAAGTTTTCAGACGTTAAGGAGATTGATGTGCGAGCCTTGCAGATGCCCGGGCCGATGGAAACCATTTTAGGAATTCTTCCTGAGCTGGCAGATAACGAGCTTTTGTATGTTAATCATAAACGTGTGCCACTGTATCTCTTGGAAGAAATAGTAGAAAGTGATTATCAGACATATATATTAAATCGCGGAGAAGGGGATGTTAAATTGTTGATTCATAGGATATAG
- a CDS encoding Crp/Fnr family transcriptional regulator: MKIHSHCFLCQHCLPEWRLLIDTKATIHQYKKGESIFRAGETLNGFYFIHEGNVKIHKKWKNNRDLIIKFAGPGSVLGHRGLSDHVHPVSATALNRVTLCFVDADFFATTLLVNHELAHQMVLFFASELQKTEQSMSNMVQMDVKSRIALSLLDISNVFGTDQEGFINSSLSKQDIASYAGTTYESLFKTLNEWKDKAIIDLSEKKIKIIDSRKFKELTAG; the protein is encoded by the coding sequence ATGAAAATACACTCGCATTGTTTTTTATGTCAGCATTGCCTTCCGGAATGGCGTCTATTGATCGACACGAAAGCGACGATACATCAATATAAAAAAGGGGAATCAATCTTCAGAGCGGGAGAAACGTTGAATGGATTCTATTTTATCCATGAAGGAAATGTTAAGATTCATAAAAAATGGAAAAACAACCGAGATCTTATTATTAAATTCGCTGGCCCAGGTAGTGTCTTAGGTCATCGTGGTTTGTCCGATCATGTACATCCGGTTTCCGCTACTGCCCTTAATCGGGTAACCCTCTGCTTTGTTGATGCCGATTTTTTTGCTACAACCTTATTGGTCAATCATGAACTGGCGCACCAAATGGTTCTGTTCTTCGCTTCAGAATTGCAAAAAACGGAACAAAGCATGTCAAACATGGTACAAATGGATGTAAAGAGCAGAATTGCACTGTCACTATTGGATATATCGAACGTATTTGGAACTGACCAAGAAGGCTTTATCAACTCATCTTTAAGCAAACAAGATATAGCCTCCTATGCAGGAACTACGTATGAATCGCTTTTTAAGACACTCAATGAATGGAAAGACAAAGCTATTATTGATCTATCTGAGAAGAAGATCAAGATAATTGACAGCAGGAAATTCAAGGAGTTGACAGCAGGGTAG
- a CDS encoding SRPBCC domain-containing protein produces MKDYKKYFTITAKPWEIYLALTTEATIELWTGDKAEMQELEGSEFSLWDGSIVGVNLQFEKDKKIVQKWYFGDQEEDSIVTIKLHPHKIGTSVELTHTNIPDEDYDDIVAGWNEDYFGSLRDFYTGE; encoded by the coding sequence ATGAAAGATTATAAGAAATATTTTACGATTACAGCGAAACCCTGGGAAATATACCTAGCATTAACGACTGAAGCAACCATTGAACTGTGGACCGGAGACAAGGCTGAAATGCAAGAGCTTGAGGGTTCAGAGTTTTCCTTATGGGATGGTAGTATTGTCGGGGTAAACCTACAATTTGAAAAGGACAAAAAAATTGTTCAGAAATGGTACTTTGGTGATCAGGAAGAAGATTCTATCGTGACCATCAAATTGCATCCACATAAAATAGGCACCTCTGTAGAATTGACCCATACCAATATTCCTGACGAGGATTACGACGATATCGTTGCTGGCTGGAATGAAGACTATTTTGGTTCGTTAAGGGACTTTTATACCGGGGAATAA
- a CDS encoding pseudouridine synthase — translation MLEVVYRDKNLIAINKPHGLLVHRSSIARDATEFALQTLKQQIGQHVSPVHRLDRKTSGVLLFALDKDTEIAMHKQFMSNQVGKKYLAVLRGYAPREMEIDYPLMKENGMMQEAFTYFKTLQYAEIPFALGKHATSRYSLVEATPLTGRMHQLRRHFAHIFYPIIGDRKHGCNKQNRFFKEQWDMTTMLLHASELKFEHPHTKESVLIRAGVSSEFLGVMKLMGWEDK, via the coding sequence ATGCTTGAAGTAGTATATCGTGACAAAAACTTAATTGCTATTAACAAACCTCATGGCTTGTTGGTGCATCGATCGTCTATTGCAAGAGATGCAACCGAGTTTGCTCTTCAAACGTTAAAGCAGCAGATAGGCCAGCATGTAAGCCCGGTTCATCGTCTAGATCGTAAGACCAGTGGTGTTCTGCTTTTTGCACTCGATAAGGACACCGAGATTGCCATGCACAAACAATTCATGAGTAATCAGGTAGGGAAAAAATATTTGGCTGTATTAAGAGGTTATGCACCTCGAGAAATGGAAATAGATTATCCACTGATGAAGGAAAATGGCATGATGCAGGAGGCTTTTACCTATTTTAAGACCCTTCAATATGCTGAAATACCGTTCGCTTTGGGTAAACATGCAACTTCCAGATACTCGCTGGTGGAGGCGACGCCGCTGACGGGTAGGATGCACCAATTGCGTAGGCATTTTGCGCATATTTTTTACCCGATAATTGGGGATAGAAAACATGGTTGCAACAAACAGAACCGTTTTTTTAAGGAGCAGTGGGATATGACGACTATGTTACTTCATGCATCGGAGCTTAAGTTTGAGCACCCCCATACCAAAGAATCTGTTCTTATTCGGGCAGGAGTCTCTAGCGAGTTTTTAGGTGTTATGAAATTAATGGGCTGGGAAGATAAGTAA
- a CDS encoding cytochrome c yields the protein MEFFNNHKSLFTATAVLFLVLTLFVAIMPALDNQARNAPLPNAEPLSEAARKGKALYIANGCVACHTQQVRNVEMDKMWGTRPSISADYADIKRQDLWRNTATLMGTERTGPDLINVGNRQPSLEWNLVHLYNPRAVVSESVMPAYPWLFELKEHVGLDDVVVAVPEEFLKGKKGKVVATEDALNLVAYLQSLKQTELPTGDPMPEFLYKRGGNVTSSAKSGNTGDAVEEGSSIDGAALYATHCQTCHQPNGNGLPGAFPPLKGSSVVLDDDIEIFVDIIMNGYNARANEGYGPMPAVGQTAGLTADEITAIMNHERTSWGNDAKEVTADEVQKIMDMVTQ from the coding sequence ATGGAATTTTTTAATAATCATAAGAGTCTTTTTACTGCGACAGCGGTACTGTTTCTTGTTCTTACGCTGTTTGTAGCAATTATGCCTGCGCTGGATAATCAGGCGCGTAACGCTCCATTGCCTAATGCAGAGCCTTTAAGTGAGGCAGCTAGAAAGGGAAAGGCTTTGTATATAGCTAATGGTTGTGTTGCCTGCCACACACAACAGGTTCGGAATGTAGAAATGGACAAAATGTGGGGTACAAGACCAAGTATTTCAGCAGATTATGCAGATATAAAACGTCAGGATTTATGGCGGAACACAGCAACGCTCATGGGGACGGAACGTACCGGACCGGATTTAATCAACGTGGGGAATCGTCAACCGAGTTTGGAGTGGAACCTAGTTCACTTATACAATCCGCGCGCGGTAGTAAGCGAGTCGGTAATGCCTGCGTACCCTTGGTTGTTTGAGCTGAAAGAACATGTGGGTCTGGATGATGTTGTTGTCGCCGTACCGGAAGAGTTCTTAAAAGGCAAAAAGGGAAAGGTTGTGGCGACTGAAGATGCCCTGAATTTGGTAGCTTATTTGCAATCACTTAAGCAGACTGAACTGCCAACGGGAGATCCAATGCCGGAGTTCTTGTACAAACGAGGTGGGAACGTTACCAGTTCGGCAAAGAGTGGAAATACAGGAGATGCAGTAGAGGAGGGAAGTTCGATTGACGGGGCAGCTCTTTACGCAACACATTGTCAGACCTGCCACCAGCCTAATGGAAACGGGTTGCCGGGCGCCTTCCCGCCTTTGAAAGGAAGTTCGGTTGTATTGGATGATGATATTGAAATATTCGTCGATATTATTATGAACGGTTACAACGCGCGTGCAAATGAAGGTTACGGGCCGATGCCGGCTGTCGGCCAAACAGCGGGACTGACAGCTGACGAAATAACCGCAATTATGAACCACGAACGTACTAGTTGGGGGAATGACGCAAAAGAGGTAACCGCTGATGAAGTTCAAAAAATTATGGATATGGTGACACAGTAA
- a CDS encoding dicarboxylate/amino acid:cation symporter has product MRGIKIGLLGKVVIAIILGIGVGLVSPDWISRIFITFNALFSNFLNFIVPLIILGLIAPGIADLGKNAGRLLLITSLLAYAFTIFTGFFAYFSGKVFLPGLLSSDGTPHFEAAVKTLEPYFTLEMSPVFDVMTALILSFTLGLGIAFIKGETLKNCLDEFEDIIMKVINHIIIPILPLYIFGIFLNMTVAGQVASILTVFIKIIVLIFILTIILLIVQFVIAGGIAKVNPFKALKNMLTAYLTALGTQSSAATIPVTYQQTLKNKVDPDIAGFVIPLCATVHLSGSMLKITLCAIAVMLMNGEVISTEIFVGFIFLLGITMIAAPGVPGGAIMAAMGVLSSVLGFSEDSLGLMIALYIGMDSFGTACNVTGDGAIALIINKIYKKDINTTIRLQEDSNM; this is encoded by the coding sequence ATGAGAGGTATTAAAATTGGACTGCTTGGTAAAGTAGTAATCGCCATTATTCTCGGTATTGGCGTTGGATTGGTTTCTCCTGACTGGATTTCCAGAATATTTATAACGTTTAATGCCTTGTTCAGTAATTTTCTGAACTTTATTGTCCCACTGATTATTCTGGGTCTGATCGCTCCGGGCATAGCAGATTTGGGTAAAAACGCTGGTCGACTACTTTTAATTACATCGCTATTAGCATATGCCTTTACAATTTTCACTGGATTCTTTGCTTATTTTTCTGGAAAGGTCTTTTTGCCCGGCCTGTTATCGAGTGATGGGACGCCTCACTTCGAGGCGGCTGTAAAAACACTTGAGCCCTATTTTACACTTGAAATGTCACCGGTGTTTGATGTTATGACAGCGCTAATCTTATCTTTCACACTAGGACTTGGCATCGCTTTTATAAAAGGTGAAACGTTGAAGAACTGTTTGGATGAATTTGAAGATATTATTATGAAGGTTATTAATCATATCATCATCCCCATTCTGCCCCTCTATATTTTCGGGATTTTTCTAAACATGACGGTTGCTGGTCAGGTAGCGAGCATTCTCACCGTTTTTATAAAAATTATTGTTCTCATCTTTATTCTGACTATTATCCTTTTAATTGTTCAATTTGTAATTGCAGGTGGAATTGCAAAGGTCAACCCCTTCAAGGCTTTAAAAAACATGCTAACTGCCTATCTCACTGCTTTAGGTACACAATCGTCAGCAGCTACCATACCGGTTACCTATCAACAGACACTGAAAAATAAAGTCGACCCTGACATTGCCGGCTTTGTGATCCCGCTCTGTGCGACAGTTCACCTATCAGGGAGCATGCTAAAGATTACACTTTGTGCGATAGCTGTCATGTTAATGAATGGCGAGGTGATCAGCACAGAAATTTTCGTCGGGTTTATCTTTCTTTTGGGCATTACAATGATTGCGGCTCCGGGTGTGCCGGGCGGAGCGATTATGGCTGCCATGGGCGTATTGTCCTCTGTTTTAGGATTTAGCGAAGATTCCTTGGGATTAATGATTGCGCTTTACATAGGCATGGATAGCTTCGGTACCGCATGTAATGTAACGGGCGACGGTGCCATTGCCTTAATCATAAACAAGATCTACAAAAAGGACATTAATACAACAATAAGGTTACAGGAAGATTCAAACATGTAG